From the genome of Pseudoliparis swirei isolate HS2019 ecotype Mariana Trench chromosome 14, NWPU_hadal_v1, whole genome shotgun sequence:
gctccgcctacttagattttccgccattttgaatttagtaaaaatctttttttgcaCCTTTTCTCAAAACGCTTGCTCCGATTCCTACCAAGATTTCTgaggtccattattggttcaattcaAAGGAATAATTATCACGgattgttgatatcttattgcgTTCAGAGGAAATGAACCAGTGAACAtgcaaggggtgtggccttatatataaagacacataacttccaaatcacttgacCTATCTTCAACAAATTAccagcctatgtccacaaggacacccttaacctacatggattttttcataatatttgaacattagggggctctacaatcaatccctcaaaatatgcctttttggccttttttcatgtttttaggggttgtaaaacagttaactcctccaaGAGCTTAAACCcaattcattccaaacttggccagtattgtcttgagacctttgtcttgaaaaatctttgaaagatttcaaaaatattaaactgtgtttgccggaccggcaaagaaacgccattcgccatgaaaattgacgttgtaactcggccatacatcatggaatctgctccatatttctcatacctcatgacatactgaccctgaagacatccatatgctattttttgattctggtcttagcgccaactagtggctctaggaagttacatgttttttacttttatacactgctcctcgcagattattcagatccctctcaaaatataccagaatagacctaagacttTGATGATGCTTTCCTGTGAAGCTCGTAACGACACGTTGTAGTTCTGTGAGCTTCTCCATCGGCAAACAttgatccttcgccgtgaacGAATAAACCGTTGAAACTCGACTCCACATCATCAGATCGGTTCTAAACTCCCCATGTGTGATGACACTCCAGGCCTGAAGACATGTGCAGtcgaattttttattttagtggtagcgccacctactggtaatGGCAACTAAAATCGTTTTTTctttggcttccttctctgAGAAGGTAAATCAGATCAACTCCAAATTTGTTACACATGAAGTTTAGACTTTCATGATGCCAGAAGACGAAGCATTTCATGTTTCGTCTAacactgttgccgtggcaacccattcttcgcgtcaaacaacgaaggggctttggagaGACTAAAAATGCTCGAAACTTAACTAAACttagcacacacatttagagtcaaagatgtagttacctgatatgatttgaAACCTTTGAAATGCCAATATggctcaatagcgccccctagactgTATTTTATGTTCAAAAGGCCACGGTATTTTCCCCCAATGACCGATTACCTTGAAATTCATCATACATGTCCGCTTAGACCTGCTCTAAAAGAAATTACATTATGACCATAAGCTACGCCCACTTAGATTTtccaccattttgaattttgtaaaaaacacattcttttcaacttctcctaaacgATAGTTGTGATTCATACacgacttgttgtggttcattattgtttcaatgcaatcaaaaatctttaaaagattgttgatatcttattgtgTTCAGAGAATAAAGACCAATGAACATCTGaggggtgtggcctgatatttaaagacacctaacttccaaatcaatTGGCCAATCGTCACCAAATTACTAGactatgttcacatgacatccctaAGGATACCCTAATTTtctcataatatttgaacattagggggcgctacaatccaTCCCTCAATATGcctttttttgcattatttggtcacgttttggggggttgttaaacagttaactcctcctagagcttaaacccaattcattccaaactaggcCAGTAGAGTCTTGACCTTTGTCttcaaaaatctttgaaagattttaaaaatataaaagtttgtgcgttctccagaccggcaaagaaacgccatttgccattaacatgtaagatgatgtaactcggccatacattatccaatctgctccatattcctcttatggaagacatccatatgctaatttaaaattctagtcatagcgccaccgattggccaaagcaaatcagcctaaaaagCATGTTGCCCTTTTGAGGCCTTTATCATATTACAAAAGTTGTTAAATTTTAGATGCATATCAGGCCTGGCGAAAATCCCGATATTTTCAAGGTTTCGTATTTTTGCATATAGACATttttctctagcgcccccttgaggtagaaagcgAATAACTTTTTgcaacaatgaccgattgacttgaaatttggtatacaggttcacctggacctgctctacaaaaaagtttGTGGTGAAAATCAAATGTGCCtgcttagattttccgccattttgaattttgtaaaaaaatattgttttcacttttttccaaaacgctttgtccgattcatccgaaaatTTCTGACCACAAGGAGGTGCAGTGAGACTTAGGGTGGACACCAGAAGACTCTTGAAGGTTTAGTTGGTTTTAACTCAGTAGCTAACAGAATATAGTTTTGGGGTGAGGTCATGGGGTGATATCCCCTCCAAAACcgttggggaaaaaaagaggaaattgtcaccgtgcccaTGTCCCTTGTACCATCCTTAAAaacagtcttttagttaattgttcatactttcaatcaacttagaGATGTGGATCCTTTTCATATTCAAAGAGGGCCATCTGAATAAGAATACCATTAAGTTTAGGACCGATAGCTGCGAGTTAAGGGCCGCATAACAGGTCCAAAAGGCTCTACCAGGCATCCACTTCTGACGCACGCTTTCAAGAGGCTGGTTGACGTGGGCATTTACCCAGGAGTGAGTGCTTGCATGTGGGTACACATGTTTGTTTGGTGGGTCTGGTTCTCTGGAGGCCGCCTGACATGATCATTTACAGAGAACTGAGAACCTGAGTCTGGGCATGAGCTCAGTGAAAGGTGGGCTGGAGCTCATGGCTGTAGTTGCCGTCTTGCAACAGCAATGTCTACGGGTCGATCCCGCCTTCACATCATTTGTCTGGTGGCTCTGGTTCTCCAGAGGGCGGTTGACGTGGGCATTTACCCAGGAATGAGTGCTTATGTGTTGATAGACAAATAATAGTTTTTGAGGAAGATTTTCCACACTGATGCTTTGTTTGAGAATAATTTGAAGGTTGTGAATTTACAGGTCGTCTGTTTTCTACAAAGCTATTCTGTTCTAATCTAGCTTGAAGCCGACAACAACCCGAGCCACACAATGAACCAACACTGACACAACCCTTGAGCCAAATGTCTGACCTGCGTAATCCATGTATTAATGTCTGTGCTTCACTCAGAGACGACATGAACCAAAGTAACATTCAAAAGTTAATGATTTTAATCTGTTGAATAATATTTGCCATCCACACcctcacattttaaatatttaattttgttcaaGCAGACTACCTTTGGTGGTTCTCATCAACGTGAAGTAGCTCCAGGCTCTGAATGCCCTCCTTTGCATATGTGATAATACAAATGCTCATTAAACATTGAAACAGTTTCTAGGTCAGAGGTGATGTCACTCACCTGAACGTAGCTCCATACAGACGTCAGTAACTTTAGAGATGGTGTTACAACACTAAAGGTCATTTCTGGTTCAGGGAGTTTGAAAAGACCCAAACTGGACTGAACTGAGTTTAGGCTGAAGTGGATCTGAAACCAACAAACAAGCAAAGAAACGATGGGAATGCTTTTTCATTTCCTATTCATTGTATGTTATCAGTTATATTCAAATTCTAAACGTATATTCTGAGAACCTTGTTGCTGAAAGGGACAGTTTTGATATTTTGACCTCAGTCACTGGGGATGAAACAGAACCTCAACTCGGATGAAGAGTTTCAACTGAATTTGGTTCTGACACACCTTAAACAAGTAGTGTCATGGGAATACCTAATGACTATTTTTTCTGATGGTTAATGATATTGAAATCATCCATTTGGGGATATTTTGAGTACAGAGACAGGTCCTCAGGGCATGAGAGTTGAGTATAAGAGTGAGAAGAAGATCCAGCTGACAGTCAAACAGCCGAGCAACGAGAAACCAGAACACATCTGTGGTGAGTATACTTCACAGATTACAGGAGCTGCTGGTCTGCTGCTGCCTCCATCAGTCAGTTGGTTTGTCACTTTTATTAGTATCGTATAGAGACGGAGGTGAACTAGCAACTCCGTGTTCCTAGAGGTAGAATGACTGTTGTTGTCCTTGGAGAGCTTAGCTAACGGCTTCAGGTCCTCGTCAGTAAGCGTTAGGATTAACGTTGACCACATTGTCTTCCCTCAGGCCTAATCTACATATTGGTTTATTCTAGTTTTTCATAAGGCAGTGAAGATATTCTAAATATGTTGTCTCCACCTGATGCAAACTTACTGCAGAGCATTGGAATGACTcctttaatgctaagctaacgggTAGTTTCATGTTTACTAAACTCACACGACAGTAGCATCAACCTTCTCTAACTCTAGGAGAGAGTGAATATAATCAAGTGATGATGTTATCTTGAGCACATTAAGAATTCATTCTTTTATCCATTCAATGTCACACGTGCAGGTCGTATTCCAGCTGAGGAGCACTAGGAGTTATTGAGGTCTGAGTCATGGGTCCAGCTGTGGTCACTGCTGTCCTGCTGTTGGTGGGCATCATCAACTCTGTGACGGCACTAAACAACCGTAAGTACAATATTATCAGATGAATAACATTAAACTTAAACCTAATAATCTTGGTCATTAAAGCACTTGTGTTTTCCACAGAGGAGGCCCACAAAATGTGCAGCCACCAACATATTCATATGTACGGAGACTTCTGGACCAGCTACAATCAGGGTCGCGTCATGAGATACTTCGACACTCCCAAAACATTCCAGGAAGCCAAGGtgagacaacacacacagacaaaaaaagaagatgcaaatgttttgacaaataaaacttacaCTCTCATTTCTGTTGATTTCAGGCTCAGTGCAACTCTATTCATAGCGAGCTGGTTTCAGTCCACAATCAACATCAGATGAACAACGCAGTATGTATGAGCATGTACTTCTCCGCTACTAGAGGCCAACATTTTTGGATTGGAGCCCAACGATCCGGGGTAAGCATTGAACGTCTCACGGTGGTCATTGATCAGATCGGTTAGGAAACTAAAGACCCTGATGGACGATACGTGGAGCAGAATGTGTCTCATGTCTACGACCCTCACCTTTGTGTTCTTCAGTCTGGGTTCAAGAACGAGGATGGAACTGAATTCAAGTTCACCAACTGGAGTCCACATCAACCAGACAACGCTAGAGGAACAGAGAGCTGCATCGAGGCAAATTTTGGGGGTAAGAGAACATAGATCTTGAAAATTAAAACGCTTAAGTTAGATTTAAGAGAACTTTTCACACTACTGacattaaatgtattcatgtgtttgcTCATTTCCATGATGTGaaattcttctttttactatCGGGACATTATTGTGAATGAAAGTTGCCCAAAAACAGAGTGGAACATAAACATAATTATAAAAGTAATGTGTTTATTAAGTATGAAGATGTGAAATAAAACAAGTGACCTCACGTAATTTAGGGGCATTGATGACACATATGATCATGAACATGAAGCcgatcatgtgacctcatccagTTGGAACGAGCACTTTAAGACATAATAATTTGTAAATGTTCCTCCATGACGTCCATTATCTGCTCTCAACAGACAATTTGAATAAATCTACCTTTTCTTCTTATTTCAGGATTGGGAAAGTGGAATGATCTCAACTGCAAAACGAAGAGGGCCTTTCTGTGCGTGAAGAAAACAGCTGCTATCTGCTCTGACGAATTCAACCAGTGTCTCCGGAGACAGAAGATGAACTGAGCTGCAGGTGGACCAGGCTGCTTCAGGACCACCTGGAAACACGAGCGCTTACATTCACTGCAATAATAAACGCTTCAGCATTCATGTTCCAGGGTCTTGtttcatttgtttacatttagCCATATAAGTGTTCAAGTTATTTCAGATGTTTAAATGAAGATGGACTTCACAACATATATAAAAGAGACCTCTAATCTAGAATGTGGGGAAGGTCTTTACTTTCCTTGTGCAGAGCTAGTGGAGGTTGTGTCAAATACACCTAAATTATCAGTTTGGTTTGAACCTCATTGGGGTCAAACAAGAACATCTTTAGTCTCTGGTAGTGATGGGAATTCCGGCTCTTTTTAGTGAACCGGCTCTTTTGGCTCGGCTCACTGCTCCCAAATGGCTCTTCAGATTTTTGGGTgcttaaattaatttattaccAACAATAATGTAAAATGATGCACAATATGAATTACTAATGCACTATATCAaatgtttattatataaatacacttttatgtACACTCTACAGAgtgataacaaataataattagaaaGTGCAAAAACAAACGTTTAACTATTTACAAATGAACTTAACTAACTTTTAACTATTTAAAACTTTTAGCTTTTTAATACTGAACAAATTTAAAGTGAAACATACAGAAGCTTACAGAGTC
Proteins encoded in this window:
- the LOC130204315 gene encoding C-type isolectin Sp-CL4-like; amino-acid sequence: MGPAVVTAVLLLVGIINSVTALNNQEAHKMCSHQHIHMYGDFWTSYNQGRVMRYFDTPKTFQEAKAQCNSIHSELVSVHNQHQMNNAVCMSMYFSATRGQHFWIGAQRSGSGFKNEDGTEFKFTNWSPHQPDNARGTESCIEANFGGLGKWNDLNCKTKRAFLCVKKTAAICSDEFNQCLRRQKMN